A part of Ziziphus jujuba cultivar Dongzao chromosome 8, ASM3175591v1 genomic DNA contains:
- the LOC107414734 gene encoding probable polygalacturonase yields MEPRKSHIMERGDIILMILGIIVCLSGRVVESRSGGYRPLNNKNSVEVDYTTINSCRKHSAALTDFGGVGDGKTSNTKAFKAAIDHLSQFASDGGALLLVPPGKWLTGSFNLTSHFTLFLHKDAVILASQDESEWPQVEVLPSYGRGRDAPDGRFSSLIFGTNLTDVVITGNNGTIDGQGQSWWDKFRQEKLNSTRPYLIEIMYSDHILISNLTLINSPSWFVHPIYSSTIVIQGLTILAPIDSPNTDGIDPDSCSNTRIEDSFIVSGDDCIAVKSGWDQYGIKFGMPTKQLSIRRVTCISPDSATIALGSEMSGGIEDVRAEDITAINTQSGIRIKTAVGRGGYVKGIYARRLVLKTMKYVFWMTGSYGSHPDPGFDPKALPLIDNINYKDVEADNVTYSARLEGIEGDTFKGICISNATISLTEKPKELQWNCTNVEGATSDVTPKACDLLPEKKDLECPFPEDKLPIDDLKLTSCSNVIQF; encoded by the exons ATGGAGCCCAGAAAATCCCAT ATAATGGAGAGAGGAGAtataatattgatgatattGGGAATAATAGTATGTTTATCAGGAAGAGTGGTGGAAAGCAGATCAGGGGGTTATAGGCCTTTAAACAACAAGAATTCTGTGGAGGTGGATTACACCACCATTAACTCATGCCGAAAGCACAGCGCTGCTTTGACCGATTTCGGAGGCGTTGGCGATGGCAAAACTTCTAACACCAAGGCCTTCAAAGCAGCCATTGATCATCTCAGCCAGTTTGCATCTGATGGTGGTGCCCTTCTTCTTGTTCCGCCGGGCAAATGGTTGACCGGAAGCTTCAATCTCACCAGCCATTTCACCCTCTTCCTCCATAAGGATGCTGTCATTCTTGCTTCTCag GATGAGTCAGAATGGCCACAAGTAGAGGTATTGCCTTCTTATGGTAGGGGAAGGGATGCCCCAGACGGAAGGTTCAGCAGTCTCATTTTTGGAACAAACCTCACCGACGTCGTCATTACtg GTAATAACGGCACAATTGACGGACAGGGTCAATCATGGTGGGACAAGTTCCGTCAGGAAAAATTGAACTCCACTCGCCCCTATTTGATCGAAATCATGTACTCTGATCACATCCTCATTTCTAATCTTACTTTGATTAATTCTCCATCTTGGTTCGTCCACCCCATCTACAGCAG CACTATAGTAATCCAAGGGCTAACAATCCTTGCACCCATTGACTCGCCCAATACAGATGGCATCGACCCAG ATTCTTGCTCAAATACTCGAATTGAAGACAGCTTCATAGTCTCTGGGGACGATTGCATAGCGGTTAAGAGTGGTTGGGATCAATATGGAATCAAATTCGGAATGCCAACCAAACAGCTTTCTATCAGAAGGGTTACATGCATTTCACCAGACAGTGCCACAATTGCTCTTGGAAGTGAAATGTCCGGAGGAATCGAAGATGTTAGAGCTGAAGACATCACGGCCATTAATACTCAGTCGGGTATTAGGATCAAAACAGCAGTTGGAAGAGGAGGCTATGTGAAGGGCATATATGCAAGAAGATTGGTATTGAAGACCATGAAGTATGTTTTTTGGATGACAGGCTCTTATGGGTCACACCCGGATCCTGGATTCGACCCGAAAGCACTGCCTTTGATTGACAACATAAATTATAAAGATGTGGAGGCTGATAATGTGACTTACTCAGCTAGATTGGAGGGAATTGAGGGTGATACTTTTAAGGGAATTTGCATTTCAAATGCTACAATCTCTTTGACTGAGAAACCAAAGGAATTGCAATGGAATTGTACTAATGTTGAGGGAGCTACTAGCGATGTGACTCCAAAGGCATGTGATTTGTTGCCTGAGAAAAAAGATCTGGAATGTCCTTTCCCTGAGGATAAGTTGCCCATTGACGATTTAAAGTTGACGAGTTGCtctaatgttattcaattctaA
- the LOC107414750 gene encoding probable serine/threonine-protein kinase At1g01540, giving the protein MISFNMVSNISSVKENLSKPTPFGFQLWVLLIFFIFLLSILLIIFFFLFRCIIHRRRKKSYEPRLCFPSITISSKDHHHNAYRSTSSLDRRLLPLNISEIEMNARKLTDHGPVLSDHLFRQGSRTTHSSMINDVGSMGKYSPVVREVWRGSRFSLKEIEVATNGFAKENLIGNGDYGRVYHGILFDTTRVAVKRILNNSCDAEEFMAEVKGIGHVRHKNLVKMLGYCIEGTYRMLVYEYVDNNNLHNWIHECSSQVSPLTWGIRMKIIQGIAKGLAYLHEDVEPKILHRSLKSSNILFDRQWNPKISDFGLAKLFGPDWGLMIMETLGYIAPEQATPGAFTEKTDVFSFGILIMEIISGRNPVDHNQPQPYLVDWMKSMVASQNIAYVVDPNMPEMPSSKELKRILLIALRCVDPDMQNRPKMGEIIHMLEPRDLLLGDDCQVKREDSCCSSPEDSHNAASLCESPLDTPSVESSTNCYQKYYF; this is encoded by the exons ATGATCTCCTTCAACATGGTTTCCAACATTTCATCTGTCAAAGAAAATCTCTCAAAGCCAACACCGTTTGGTTTCCAGTTATGGGTTTtgcttatatttttcattttcttgttaTCCATATTActaatcattttcttcttcctctttcgaTGTATCATCCATCGCCGCAGAAAAAAATCCTACGAACCCCGTTTGTGTTTCCCTTCAATAACCATTTCTTCGAAGGATCATCATCACAATGCTTATAGGAGCACTTCGTCACTTGACAGGAGGCTGCTTCCTCTTAACATTTCTGAAATAGAGATGAATGCAAGGAAGTTGACAGATCATGGACCTGTTTTGTCAGATCATTTGTTCAGACAGGGCAGTAGAACAACGCACAGTAGTATGATAAATGATGTTGGATCGATGGGTAAGTACTCACCGGTCGTAAGGGAAGTATGGAGGGGAAGCAGGTTTAGTCTGAAAGAGATTGAGGTAGCAACAAATGGCTTTGCTAAAGAAAATTTGATTGGAAATGGAGATTATGGTAGAGTTTATCACGGTATTTTGTTTGATACTACTCGTGTGGCAGTGAAGAGGATATTGAATAACAG TTGCGATGCTGAGGAGTTTATGGCAGAAGTGAAGGGAATAGGACACGTTAGACACAAAAATCTGGTAAAGATGCTTGGATACTGTATAGAAGGAACTTACAG GATGCTTGTGTACGAATACGTAGACAATAATAATCTGCATAATTGGATTCATGAATGTTCCTCACAAGTCAGTCCTCTAACATGGGGCATCCGAATGAAGATTATTCAAGGAATAGCAAAAGG GTTGGCCTATCTTCATGAAGATGTTGAACCAAAGATTCTCCACAGAAGCTTAAAATCAAGCAACATTTTGTTTGATCGCCAATGGAATCCTAAGATTTCTGATTTTGGCCTTGCTAAACTCTTTGGTCCAGACTGGGGCCTCATGATAATGGAAACATTAGG ATACATAGCACCAGAACAGGCAACTCCTGGTGCTTTCACCGAGAAAACAGATGTCTTTAGCTTTGGAATACTGATCATGGAGATAATATCTGGAAGAAACCCAGTGGATCATAATCAACCGCAg CCATATCTGGTTGACTGGATGAAGTCAATGGTTGCTAGTCAAAACATTGCTTATGTAGTGGATCCAAATATGCCTGAAATGCCTTCTTCAAAGGAACTCAAGCGCATTCTTTTGATCGCTCTTCGTTGTGTCGATCCTGACATGCAAAATAGGCCTAAAATGGGAGAAATCATTCACATGCTTGAACCACGCGACTTACTGCTTGGTGAT GATTGCCAGGTAAAGAGAGAGGATTCTTGTTGTTCTAGCCCAGAAGATAGTCATAATGCTGCAAGTTTATGTGAGAGCCCCTTAGATACACCATCAGTAGAAAGCAGTACCAATTGCTACCAGAAATATTACTTTTGA
- the LOC107414740 gene encoding glutaminyl-peptide cyclotransferase isoform X1, which yields MASKALRKRLNKRSDSKPSPSNSSTMPASWPPHLNNYRKTSVIFSVLLILSVFGLLGVSSNMWRNLKHDAVSTPVYSIEVVNEFPHDPQAFTQGLLYAGNDILFESTGLNRRSSVRQVALRTGKVEVLHEMDDSDFGEGLTLIDERLFQVIWLKKTGYIYDRNNLNKLVKFTHQMTDGWGLATDGKVLFGSDGTSTLYKINPQTFKVINKGIVKFNGHEVHNLNELEFINGEIWANVWQTDCIARISPEGGSVLGWILLPNLRKELIAAGNSGIDVLNGIAWDSNNSRIFVTGKLWPKLYQIKLHPIKKNLNAGDIEELCLRAAIHF from the exons ATGGCCTCGAAAGCTCTGAGAAAGAGGCTTAATAAGCGATCGGACTCCAAGCCTTCCCCATCGAACTCTTCCACCATGCCAGCTTCTTGGCCTCCGCATCTCAATAATTACAGAAAAACCTCTGTCATCTTTTCGGTTCTTCTAATTCTCTCCGTTTTCGGTCTTCTCGGCGTTTCCTCAAACATGTGGAGGAACTTGAAACACGACGCCGTATCTACCCCTGTTTACTCGATCGAGGTGGTCAATGAGTTTCCTCACGATCCCCAAGCCTTCACTCAG GGGCTTCTTTATGCTGGAAATGACATCCTATTTGAGTCAACTGGGCTTAATCGGCGG TCATCTGTGCGACAGGTAGCTCTTCGAACTGGGAAG GTCGAGGTTCTTCATGAGATGGATGATTCTGATTTTGGTGAGGGTTTAACTCTAATTGATGAAAG GCTTTTCCAAGTAATTTGGTTGAAGAAAACTGGTTACATATATGAcagaaataatttaaacaaa CTTGTGAAGTTTACTCATCAGATGACAGATGGTTGGGGACTGGCAACAGATGGGAAAGTGTTGTTTGGAAGTGATGGGACGTCAACTTTGTACAAGATCAACCCTCAAACATTTAAAG TCATTAATAAAGGAATAGTTAAATTCAATGGCCATGAAGTGCATAACCTAAATGAGCTGGAGTTTATAAATGGAGAAATTTGGGCTAACGTTTGGCAG ACAGACTGCATTGCTAGAATCTCGCCAGAAGGTGGCAGTGTGCTTGGATGGATTCTCCTTCCAAACTTAag AAAGGAACTGATAGCTGCTGGGAATAGT GGGATCGATGTTTTAAATGGCATTGCTTGGGACAGCAACAACAGCCGCATTTTCG TGACAGGAAAGTTATGGCCAAAGCTTTATCAGATCAAGCTGCATCCAATTAAAAAGAATTTGAATGCTGGAGATATTGAAGAGTTGTGCTTGCGAGCGGCAATCCATTTCTGA
- the LOC107414740 gene encoding glutaminyl-peptide cyclotransferase isoform X2: protein MASKALRKRLNKRSDSKPSPSNSSTMPASWPPHLNNYRKTSVIFSVLLILSVFGLLGVSSNMWRNLKHDAVSTPVYSIEVVNEFPHDPQAFTQGLLYAGNDILFESTGLNRRSSVRQVALRTGKVEVLHEMDDSDFGEGLTLIDERLFQVIWLKKTGYIYDRNNLNKLVKFTHQMTDGWGLATDGKVLFGSDGTSTLYKINPQTFKVINKGIVKFNGHEVHNLNELEFINGEIWANVWQFPVLACIDF from the exons ATGGCCTCGAAAGCTCTGAGAAAGAGGCTTAATAAGCGATCGGACTCCAAGCCTTCCCCATCGAACTCTTCCACCATGCCAGCTTCTTGGCCTCCGCATCTCAATAATTACAGAAAAACCTCTGTCATCTTTTCGGTTCTTCTAATTCTCTCCGTTTTCGGTCTTCTCGGCGTTTCCTCAAACATGTGGAGGAACTTGAAACACGACGCCGTATCTACCCCTGTTTACTCGATCGAGGTGGTCAATGAGTTTCCTCACGATCCCCAAGCCTTCACTCAG GGGCTTCTTTATGCTGGAAATGACATCCTATTTGAGTCAACTGGGCTTAATCGGCGG TCATCTGTGCGACAGGTAGCTCTTCGAACTGGGAAG GTCGAGGTTCTTCATGAGATGGATGATTCTGATTTTGGTGAGGGTTTAACTCTAATTGATGAAAG GCTTTTCCAAGTAATTTGGTTGAAGAAAACTGGTTACATATATGAcagaaataatttaaacaaa CTTGTGAAGTTTACTCATCAGATGACAGATGGTTGGGGACTGGCAACAGATGGGAAAGTGTTGTTTGGAAGTGATGGGACGTCAACTTTGTACAAGATCAACCCTCAAACATTTAAAG TCATTAATAAAGGAATAGTTAAATTCAATGGCCATGAAGTGCATAACCTAAATGAGCTGGAGTTTATAAATGGAGAAATTTGGGCTAACGTTTGGCAG TTTCCTGTATTGGCTTGCATTGACTTCTGA
- the LOC107414743 gene encoding small ribosomal subunit protein eS10z, which yields MIIPEKNRREICKYLFQEGVCYAKKDYNLAKHPEIDVPNLQVIKLMQSFKSKEYVRETFAWMHYYWYLTNDGIEHLRTYLNLPSEIVPATLKKSAKPPSRPMGGPPGDRPRGPPRFEGGSRFGDRDGYRGGPRGPSGDFAGEKGGAPADFQPSFRGSGGRPGFGRGGGGYGGGAPPSSSFS from the exons ATG ATTATACCGGAGAAAAACCGCAGAGAGATCTGCAAATACCTCTTTCAAG AGGGAGTTTGTTATGCAAAGAAGGACTATAATCTTGCCAAGCACCCAGAGATCGATGTGCCAAATCTGCAGGTCATCAAACTGATGCAGAGCTTCAAATCTAAGGAGTATGTCAGAGAAACCTTTGCGTGGATGCACTATTATTGGTACCTTACCAATGATGGAATTGAACATTTGAGGACTTACCTCAATCTTCCATCAGAAATTGTGCCCGCTACCTTGAAGAAATCCGCAAAGCCTCCCAGTCGCCCTATGGGTGGTCCCCCTGGTGATCGTCCACG TGGCCCACCTCGCTTTGAGGGAGGCTCAAGGTTTGGTGATCGTGATGGATACCGTGGAGGTCCTCGTGGACCTTCAGGTGATTTTGCTGGTGAGAAAGGAGGGGCACCTGCAGATTTTCAACCTTCCTTTAGG GGCTCTGGTGGAAGGCCTGGCTTTGGTCGTGGAGGTGGAGGTTATGGTGGTGGTGCACCCCCCAGTTCAAGTTTTTCTTGA
- the LOC107414737 gene encoding protein REVEILLE 6 isoform X1 codes for MVSKNPNPAEGFFLDPNGMALPGLGPFATITATATTASTSSSSEDLSKKIRKPYTITKSRESWTEPEHDKFLEALQLFDRDWKKIEAFVGSKTVIQIRSHAQKYFLKVQKSGTSEHLPPPRPKRKAAHPYPQKASKNAPALTQLSGAFQSSSALVEPGCVQMPDSSTVHRSPITGAAISTWTNNSAQTVNVSNGTKVPTVANNCCSSTESTPRIRPPGETTDQGNNNHPLRVLPDFSQVYSFIGSVFDPGARDHLQKLKKMDPIDVETVLLLMRNLSINLTSPDFEDHRRLLSSYETDSETTNNSGANKIINNDRPMNVA; via the exons ATGGTATCCAAGAACCCGAACCCGGCGGAGGGCTTCTTTCTGGATCCGAACGGAATGGCGTTACCCGGACTCGGACCTTTCGCCACTATCACCGCCACTGCCACAACGGCGTCGACTTCTTCGTCGTCGGAGGATCTGTCTAAGAAGATCCGGAAACCCTACACCATCACCAAGTCCAGAGAGAGCTGGACTGAGCCTGAGCACGACAAATTTCTCGAAGCCCTCCAACT CTTTGACCGTGATTGGAAAAAAATTGAAGCATTTGTTGGGTCGAAGACTGTTATACAG ATACGTAGTCATGCACAGAAATACTTTCTGAAGGTTCAGAAGAGCGGGACAAGTGAACATCTACCTCCACCTCGGCCAAAACGGAAGGCTGCTCATCCATACCCTCAGAAAGCTTCTAAAAATG CTCCAGCACTCACACAACTGTCAGGGGCCTTTCAGTCGTCATCTGCTTTGGTTGAACCTGGGTGTGTCCAAATGCCAGATTCCTCAACAGTACATAGAAGTCCCATTACTGGTGCTGCTATTTCTACCTGGACAAATAATTCTGCACAGACAGTCAATGTATCCAATGGGACAAAag TGCCAACTGTGGCAAATAACTGTTGCAGTAGCACCGAAAGCACTCCAAGAATTCGACCTCCTGGTGAAACAACTGATCAGGGGAATAATAATCATCCACTCAGAG TTCTGCCTGACTTTTCTCAAGTATATAGCTTCATTGGTAGTGTCTTTGATCCTGGTGCTAGAGATCATCTGCAGAAACTTAAGAAGATGGACCCAATCGATGTTGAGACG GTGCTATTGTTAATGAGAAACCTGTCAATCAATCTTACCAGCCCTGATTTTGAAGATCAT AGGAGGTTGCTATCATCGTATGAGACTGACTCTGAGACAACAAATAATAGTGGTgcaaataaaatcattaataatgATCGACCTATGAATGTCGCATAG
- the LOC107414737 gene encoding protein REVEILLE 6 isoform X2, producing MVSKNPNPAEGFFLDPNGMALPGLGPFATITATATTASTSSSSEDLSKKIRKPYTITKSRESWTEPEHDKFLEALQLFDRDWKKIEAFVGSKTVIQIRSHAQKYFLKVQKSGTSEHLPPPRPKRKAAHPYPQKASKNALTQLSGAFQSSSALVEPGCVQMPDSSTVHRSPITGAAISTWTNNSAQTVNVSNGTKVPTVANNCCSSTESTPRIRPPGETTDQGNNNHPLRVLPDFSQVYSFIGSVFDPGARDHLQKLKKMDPIDVETVLLLMRNLSINLTSPDFEDHRRLLSSYETDSETTNNSGANKIINNDRPMNVA from the exons ATGGTATCCAAGAACCCGAACCCGGCGGAGGGCTTCTTTCTGGATCCGAACGGAATGGCGTTACCCGGACTCGGACCTTTCGCCACTATCACCGCCACTGCCACAACGGCGTCGACTTCTTCGTCGTCGGAGGATCTGTCTAAGAAGATCCGGAAACCCTACACCATCACCAAGTCCAGAGAGAGCTGGACTGAGCCTGAGCACGACAAATTTCTCGAAGCCCTCCAACT CTTTGACCGTGATTGGAAAAAAATTGAAGCATTTGTTGGGTCGAAGACTGTTATACAG ATACGTAGTCATGCACAGAAATACTTTCTGAAGGTTCAGAAGAGCGGGACAAGTGAACATCTACCTCCACCTCGGCCAAAACGGAAGGCTGCTCATCCATACCCTCAGAAAGCTTCTAAAAATG CACTCACACAACTGTCAGGGGCCTTTCAGTCGTCATCTGCTTTGGTTGAACCTGGGTGTGTCCAAATGCCAGATTCCTCAACAGTACATAGAAGTCCCATTACTGGTGCTGCTATTTCTACCTGGACAAATAATTCTGCACAGACAGTCAATGTATCCAATGGGACAAAag TGCCAACTGTGGCAAATAACTGTTGCAGTAGCACCGAAAGCACTCCAAGAATTCGACCTCCTGGTGAAACAACTGATCAGGGGAATAATAATCATCCACTCAGAG TTCTGCCTGACTTTTCTCAAGTATATAGCTTCATTGGTAGTGTCTTTGATCCTGGTGCTAGAGATCATCTGCAGAAACTTAAGAAGATGGACCCAATCGATGTTGAGACG GTGCTATTGTTAATGAGAAACCTGTCAATCAATCTTACCAGCCCTGATTTTGAAGATCAT AGGAGGTTGCTATCATCGTATGAGACTGACTCTGAGACAACAAATAATAGTGGTgcaaataaaatcattaataatgATCGACCTATGAATGTCGCATAG
- the LOC107414744 gene encoding heavy metal-associated isoprenylated plant protein 39 encodes MKKVVLKLDLYEDRAKKKAMKTVSGLSGVDSISMDMKDKKLTVIGDVDPVDLVSKLRKICSADILSVGPAKEPEKKKEEPKKEQPKKDEKKKDPKEELAELARIYQQAYPYHPQANAYYYHVRSAEEDPNACVIC; translated from the exons ATGAAG AAAGTGGTGTTGAAGTTGGACTTATACGAAGACAGAGCCAAGAAGAAAGCTATGAAGACAGTCTCTGGCCTTTCAG GGGTTGATTCAATTTCCATGGACATGAAGGACAAGAAATTGACAGTGATTGGAGATGTAGATCCGGTGGATCTAGTGAGCAAACTGAGGAAGATTTGCTCTGCAGATATACTCTCAGTAGGACCTGCAAAAGAGccagagaagaagaaagaggaaCCAAAGAAAGAGCAGCCAAAGAAGgatgagaagaagaaagatcCGAAGGAAGAATTGGCTGAGTTAGCCAGGATATATCAGCAGGCTTACCCTTACCATCCCCAGGCCAACGCATATTATTACCATGTAAGAAGTGCAGAGGAAGATCCTAATGCTTGTGTTATCTGTTAA
- the LOC107414746 gene encoding uncharacterized protein PAM68-like — protein MKTLVCSSQPSLFLSKSSPWKLKNQTHHHTTLQIPNRHSKTLYPHANAKGFGSNAPANSTIKQKPTNEFSNKDGNGDNEEIPQVVFERMLVRIAVSVGLPMAVGIAVLKFFGVVKEQQLWDVPLWVPFLTTLFFFGTSALGLPYGALSTSWNPDKKGSLLGLEEAQQNWVEIWKEEEDEDKSNIS, from the coding sequence atgaAAACTCTGGTTTGTTCTTCTCAACCATCTCTCTTCCTTTCAAAATCTTCTCCATGGAAACTGAAAAATCAAACCCACCACCACACAACCCTGCAAATCCCAAACCGTCACAGTAAAACCCTTTATCCACACGCCAATGCCAAAGGATTTGGCAGCAATGCACCGGCCAATAGTACCATAAAACAAAAGCCCACAAATGAATTCTCCAACAAGGATGGTAATGGAGACAACGAGGAGATTCCCCAGGTGGTGTTTGAGAGAATGCTTGTTAGAATTGCTGTTTCTGTGGGTCTTCCAATGGCTGTTGGTATAGCAGTGTTGAAATTCTTCGGAGTGGTTAAGGAGCAACAGCTATGGGATGTGCCACTTTGGGTACCATTCTTGACAACGTTGTTCTTTTTTGGGACATCAGCCCTTGGGCTTCCTTATGGGGCTTTGTCTACAAGTTGGAACCCAGACAAGAAAGGTTCGCTTTTGGGTTTGGAAGAAGCACAACAGAATTGGGTTGAGATTTggaaggaggaagaagacgagGACAAAAgcaatatttcataa